One genomic window of Psychrobacter cibarius includes the following:
- a CDS encoding M48 family metalloprotease, protein MTQEKKCKSAERSMALSSAIKLALSAVLMTMTTAAMSEDSLNNANTSSKVMASNYNSWQTTGSEELNLPNLRGQGLSFAEQYQNKLLGEWSLRNVNGRIKMEHDPWIQETVKDMTWRLNAQARQQAPMGLVIIDNPSINAFAAPGGVIGLNTGTILAASSMDELASVVAHEVAHISQRHYESGADERKKALLMQIGGMLAAIAASAVDGDAAAAVMMGSQTAMMNSTMAFSRNNEREADRVGMQIMTQAGYDPRAMPRFFATMNQRSQLNQVENRFLPSFVRSHPLSNERLSEAQSRAQHYPSLSLNQQQRHQALFDLLYWRVQSTGKHASETVLMTAAKNSVGAKLALMNWYGEQQRFTEASDLLAEINRLPPTQRQNLEPLLSITHSQILTEQNKWSQAADVLASQQRVYPERRDLRLYLAEALTNSNQPIKAQALLKPLTEQQPSDRYAWQSLQLANEKLAKTTDSASLKNIATINALRYRSHDQLWSSRYESALTSLTQAKQLAEKLQTTAQASSARPLLANINAEIKAVKTAKDFEP, encoded by the coding sequence ATGACCCAGGAAAAAAAATGTAAAAGTGCCGAGCGTTCGATGGCATTATCGAGCGCTATTAAATTGGCGTTGTCGGCGGTACTAATGACGATGACCACTGCTGCCATGAGCGAGGATAGTCTTAATAATGCTAATACGAGCAGCAAAGTGATGGCATCCAATTATAATTCATGGCAAACCACAGGCTCAGAAGAGCTAAATCTGCCCAATTTGCGTGGACAAGGCTTGAGCTTCGCTGAGCAATATCAAAACAAATTGCTCGGCGAATGGTCGTTACGGAACGTCAATGGTCGTATCAAAATGGAGCATGATCCTTGGATTCAAGAAACGGTCAAAGACATGACTTGGCGTCTCAATGCGCAAGCAAGGCAGCAAGCGCCGATGGGTTTGGTTATCATTGATAACCCAAGTATCAATGCCTTTGCAGCACCAGGTGGGGTCATTGGACTCAATACAGGGACGATTCTGGCCGCTAGCAGTATGGATGAGCTTGCCAGTGTGGTGGCGCATGAAGTTGCTCACATCAGTCAGCGCCATTATGAAAGTGGTGCTGATGAGCGCAAAAAGGCCTTGTTGATGCAGATAGGCGGTATGCTGGCTGCGATTGCAGCATCGGCGGTCGATGGTGATGCAGCGGCGGCAGTGATGATGGGTAGCCAAACGGCAATGATGAATAGCACGATGGCATTTAGTCGAAATAATGAGCGCGAGGCCGATCGGGTGGGCATGCAAATCATGACCCAAGCAGGCTATGACCCAAGAGCGATGCCGCGATTCTTTGCCACGATGAATCAACGCAGCCAGCTCAACCAAGTTGAAAATCGATTTTTACCAAGCTTTGTACGCTCGCATCCACTGAGTAACGAGCGCTTAAGTGAAGCGCAAAGTCGTGCCCAGCATTATCCTTCACTGTCACTAAATCAGCAGCAGCGCCATCAGGCTTTATTTGATCTGCTCTACTGGCGTGTCCAAAGTACGGGTAAACACGCCTCAGAGACAGTGCTAATGACGGCTGCTAAAAATAGCGTAGGTGCCAAATTGGCTTTGATGAACTGGTATGGCGAACAGCAACGCTTTACAGAGGCAAGCGATTTACTGGCTGAAATCAATCGACTGCCGCCTACGCAGCGCCAAAATTTAGAGCCTTTACTATCGATTACTCATAGCCAAATTCTAACGGAGCAGAATAAATGGTCACAAGCGGCGGACGTATTAGCCAGCCAGCAGCGTGTTTACCCTGAGCGTCGTGATCTGCGTCTTTATTTGGCAGAAGCGCTCACCAATAGCAATCAGCCAATCAAAGCCCAAGCGTTGCTTAAACCACTGACCGAGCAGCAGCCAAGCGACCGTTATGCTTGGCAAAGTCTACAACTGGCCAATGAAAAACTGGCAAAAACGACCGACTCTGCGTCCCTGAAAAATATTGCCACCATTAACGCGTTACGCTATCGCAGTCATGACCAACTATGGAGTAGTCGTTACGAGAGTGCGTTGACGTCACTGACCCAAGCCAAACAACTGGCGGAAAAACTACAAACCACGGCTCAAGCCAGTAGCGCCCGTCCATTGCTTGCCAATATCAATGCAGAAATCAAAGCAGTAAAAACCGCCAAAGACTTTGAGCCTTAG
- a CDS encoding GatB/YqeY domain-containing protein, whose translation MSQLKQTLSDNVKVSMKARELERVKVLRNVQAVIKQIEIDRQIELDDAQVLDILQKQLKQRHESLNIFTENNRDDLATKEQFEIDIINEFMPKQMDDAELAALVNAEIAAQGATSMRDMGSVMGVLKNKTAGRADPAIISKLVKDALQG comes from the coding sequence ATGAGCCAACTTAAACAGACTTTATCAGACAATGTCAAAGTGTCTATGAAAGCGCGTGAGCTTGAGCGTGTCAAAGTACTGCGTAACGTGCAAGCGGTTATCAAGCAAATTGAGATTGACCGTCAAATAGAGCTTGATGATGCGCAAGTCTTAGATATATTGCAAAAGCAGCTAAAACAACGCCATGAGTCGTTGAATATTTTTACCGAAAACAACCGTGATGATCTGGCAACCAAAGAGCAGTTTGAGATTGATATCATCAATGAGTTTATGCCAAAACAAATGGATGATGCTGAACTTGCGGCCTTGGTCAATGCGGAAATCGCTGCACAAGGTGCGACATCTATGCGTGATATGGGCAGTGTGATGGGTGTATTAAAGAACAAAACCGCAGGACGCGCAGACCCTGCGATTATCTCTAAGCTGGTGAAAGATGCGCTGCAAGGCTAG
- the rpsU gene encoding 30S ribosomal protein S21: MPAVKVKENEPVDIAIRRFKRACEKAGVLSDVRKREFYEKPTQVRKRKKAAAVKRYKKKLQRETIRTTRMY; the protein is encoded by the coding sequence ATGCCTGCAGTTAAGGTTAAAGAAAACGAACCAGTTGACATCGCTATCCGTCGTTTCAAGCGTGCTTGCGAAAAAGCTGGCGTATTATCAGACGTACGTAAGCGTGAGTTTTATGAAAAACCAACACAAGTACGTAAGCGTAAAAAAGCTGCTGCCGTAAAGCGTTATAAGAAAAAATTACAACGCGAAACTATTCGTACCACTCGTATGTACTAA
- a CDS encoding c-type cytochrome produces the protein MISKQQRMNKLVLSAISLSALLAITACSGDNAAVEEPAVVNESADTTVVVEDAPIVEPEVVTPEPVADTETTVIEDEPVQEISAEPEVLAADAGAKLYETNCKVCHEGGLLNAPKYGDKAAWEPRLAKGTETLHMHSAKGFNKMPAQATDKVSEAQVYAAVDYMIEAVS, from the coding sequence ATGATAAGTAAACAGCAGCGTATGAATAAACTGGTCTTATCTGCCATTAGTTTAAGTGCACTATTGGCAATCACTGCTTGTAGTGGTGACAATGCAGCGGTTGAAGAGCCTGCTGTTGTCAATGAATCTGCCGATACAACGGTAGTGGTAGAAGACGCGCCTATAGTCGAACCTGAAGTCGTTACACCTGAACCTGTGGCAGATACCGAGACGACGGTCATTGAAGATGAGCCAGTGCAGGAAATCTCTGCGGAGCCAGAAGTGTTGGCTGCGGATGCAGGTGCCAAGCTTTATGAGACCAACTGTAAGGTTTGTCATGAAGGAGGGCTGCTGAACGCGCCGAAATATGGTGATAAAGCCGCGTGGGAGCCGCGACTGGCTAAAGGCACAGAGACGCTGCACATGCATTCGGCAAAAGGCTTTAATAAGATGCCAGCCCAAGCCACCGATAAGGTCAGTGAAGCCCAAGTTTACGCAGCTGTAGATTACATGATTGAAGCAGTTAGCTGA
- the tsaD gene encoding tRNA (adenosine(37)-N6)-threonylcarbamoyltransferase complex transferase subunit TsaD — MKVLGLETSCDETGLAIFDSEQMNSDNQGLVGQVLYSQIELHALYGGVVPELASRDHIRKLVPLLNELLEQCNVKKSEIDAIAYTKGPGLIGALMTGALFGRSLAYGLDIPAIGIHHMEGHLLAPLMGANPPAFPFVSLLVSGGHTLLIAARGVGQYEILGESIDDAAGECFDKAAKMLGLPYPGGPNIAKLAETGDPTAYNLPRPMLHRGLDFSFSGMKTAVHNLIKDTDGSGGSGNNADSDPQVRADIAASFQHAVVDTLVRKCVKALKQVEMSRLVIAGGVSANIHLRETLESELAKINATVHYAPPALCTDNGAMIAYAGYERLQAGQSDDLAVSCVPRWPMTELPAV; from the coding sequence ATGAAAGTATTGGGTTTAGAGACTTCTTGTGATGAGACAGGTCTGGCGATTTTTGACAGTGAGCAGATGAATAGTGACAATCAAGGGCTAGTTGGACAAGTCCTGTATTCACAAATAGAGCTGCACGCACTATATGGCGGCGTTGTGCCTGAGCTTGCCAGCCGCGATCATATTCGTAAGTTGGTGCCTTTGCTTAATGAGTTGTTAGAGCAGTGCAATGTGAAGAAAAGCGAGATTGATGCCATTGCTTATACCAAGGGACCCGGACTCATTGGCGCTTTGATGACGGGCGCATTATTTGGGCGCAGTTTGGCGTATGGTTTGGATATCCCTGCCATTGGTATCCATCATATGGAAGGACATCTGCTCGCACCACTGATGGGTGCCAATCCACCCGCCTTTCCGTTTGTTTCATTACTAGTTTCGGGTGGGCATACATTACTTATCGCCGCACGTGGTGTCGGGCAATATGAGATATTGGGTGAGTCGATCGATGATGCCGCAGGTGAATGCTTTGATAAAGCCGCCAAAATGTTAGGTTTGCCCTATCCGGGTGGTCCCAATATTGCCAAATTGGCTGAAACAGGCGACCCAACTGCTTACAATTTGCCAAGACCGATGCTACATCGTGGATTAGATTTTTCTTTTAGCGGTATGAAAACGGCCGTGCATAACCTGATTAAAGACACCGATGGTTCAGGTGGCTCAGGGAATAATGCGGACAGCGATCCGCAAGTTCGCGCCGATATCGCCGCCAGCTTTCAGCATGCAGTCGTCGATACGCTGGTGAGAAAGTGCGTGAAAGCACTGAAGCAAGTAGAGATGAGTCGATTGGTGATTGCGGGCGGTGTCAGTGCCAACATTCATTTGCGTGAAACTTTGGAGAGCGAGCTTGCTAAGATAAATGCCACTGTGCATTATGCACCGCCTGCATTATGTACTGATAATGGGGCGATGATTGCTTATGCTGGTTATGAGCGCCTGCAGGCAGGGCAGTCTGATGATTTAGCGGTGAGCTGTGTGCCGCGTTGGCCGATGACTGAGCTACCAGCAGTGTAA
- the crcB gene encoding fluoride efflux transporter CrcB, which yields MQWLAIGLGAAIGACLRAWLSRFNPLHHWIPLGTLGANVLGGLLIGLALVWFERVGSSLSPNVRLFVITGFLGGLTTFSTFSAEVFTFINAGKLLAGLGLVGLHLGLTLLATAIGFYFFKLVL from the coding sequence ATGCAGTGGCTTGCTATTGGACTAGGGGCTGCCATTGGGGCTTGCCTGCGGGCATGGTTGTCTCGTTTTAATCCGCTGCATCACTGGATACCCCTTGGGACGCTTGGTGCCAATGTATTGGGTGGATTATTAATAGGGTTGGCACTGGTGTGGTTTGAGCGCGTGGGCAGCAGTTTATCGCCCAATGTCCGACTATTTGTGATTACCGGTTTTTTGGGCGGATTGACCACCTTTAGTACTTTTAGTGCAGAAGTTTTTACCTTTATCAACGCTGGTAAATTATTAGCAGGTTTGGGATTGGTCGGACTACATCTGGGACTGACGTTGCTAGCAACGGCTATCGGATTTTACTTTTTTAAGCTGGTTTTATGA